From Ptychodera flava strain L36383 chromosome 2, AS_Pfla_20210202, whole genome shotgun sequence, the proteins below share one genomic window:
- the LOC139122556 gene encoding small ribosomal subunit protein mS35-like isoform X1 codes for MAAFSLAHAGLRNAKFGQIMSNSDPHFIPLCIQRLACYTTLSSSLPGVEVPDLSPQINVRKTRILAEMKRRAQRRQVIPPRHLKMKENQDWSAVWPTAVTFKPSAIPMPIRMGYPIKKGVQPSKLGNTELMKIPNFLHLTPPAVKEHCAVLKAFCTEWPKELDSDEKLERYFPLEVETTDYIFSGPSLRHPKARIVKFRIKLSNLELDLHARRKLIKLVGDRYDPETDIVTIVTDRCPTRKQNMDYATYLLTVLYHESWKTEKWEADKTDDDMEEYIWGNSQSEKRIVQLIHEMKEKLCTVTVHLRLENQKGKKAFDHNVVYACHTMPENLKSVASKEEILKTDEIQRYKDSVTRLYNDEESLENLEQYKQSVKKLLHV; via the exons atggcggcttTCAGTCTTGCACACGCTGGTTTGCGAAATGCCAAATTTGGACAAATTATGAGCAACTCAGATCCACATTTTATTCCCCTTTGCATTCAGCGTTTAGCTTGTTATACGACGTTATCATCAAGTCTGCCAGGAGTCGAGGTTCCGG ATTTGTCTCCTCAGATCAACGTCAGAAAGACAAGAATTCTTGCAGAAATGAAGAGACGGGCTCAGCGACGacag GTTATCCCACCAAGACAtcttaaaatgaaagaaaaccaAGACTGGTCTGCTGTGTGGCCCACAGCGGTCACTTTTAAACCTTCAGCCATACCAATGCCAATACGTATGGGTTATCCAATCAAGAAAGGTGTTCAGCCATCCAAATTAGGCAATACTGAACTCATGAAG atTCCAAATTTTTTACACTTGACCCCACCAGCTGTCAAGGAACACTGTGCTGTACTCAAAG CATTTTGCACTGAGTGGCCGAAGGAACTTGATAGTGATgagaaacttgaaagatatttcCCTTTAGAAGTTGAAACAACAGATTACATCTTCTCTGGTCCATCATTACGGCATCCCAAAGCAAGAATTGTGAAATTCAGA ATAAAATTATCCAATCTAGAATTAGATCTACATGCAAGGAGGAAACTCATAAAACTTGTCGGTGATCGATATGATCCAGAAACAGACATAGTGACGATAGTTACTGATAG ATGTCCAACAAGAAAACAGAACATGGATTATGCTACTTATCTACTAACAGTTTTATATCATGAATCTTGG aaaactgaaaaatggGAGGCTGACAAGACAGATGATGACATGGAAGAGTACATATGGggaaacagccaatcagagaAGAGGATAGTGCAATTAAttcatgaaatgaaagaaaag CTATGCACAGTTACTGTCCATCTACGTTTGGAAAACCAGAAAGGAAAAAAGGCATTCGATCACAATGTAGTCTATGCATGCCATACCATG CCTGAAAATCTGAAATCTGTGGCATCTAAAGAAGAGATTTTGAAGACGGATGAAATCCAACGCTATAAAGATTCAGTGACAAGACTTTACAATGATGAAGAAAGTTTAGAAAATCTTGAACAATACAAACAATCAGTGAAGAAACTGCTTCACGTGTAA
- the LOC139122556 gene encoding small ribosomal subunit protein mS35-like isoform X2, with protein MAAFSLAHAGLRNAKFGQIMSNSDPHFIPLCIQRLACYTTLSSSLPGVEVPDLSPQINVRKTRILAEMKRRAQRRQVIPPRHLKMKENQDWSAVWPTAVTFKPSAIPMPIRMGYPIKKGVQPSKLGNTELMKIPNFLHLTPPAVKEHCAVLKAFCTEWPKELDSDEKLERYFPLEVETTDYIFSGPSLRHPKARIVKFRIKLSNLELDLHARRKLIKLVGDRYDPETDIVTIVTDRCPTRKQNMDYATYLLTVLYHESWKTEKWEADKTDDDMEEYIWGNSQSEKRIVQLIHEMKEKPENLKSVASKEEILKTDEIQRYKDSVTRLYNDEESLENLEQYKQSVKKLLHV; from the exons atggcggcttTCAGTCTTGCACACGCTGGTTTGCGAAATGCCAAATTTGGACAAATTATGAGCAACTCAGATCCACATTTTATTCCCCTTTGCATTCAGCGTTTAGCTTGTTATACGACGTTATCATCAAGTCTGCCAGGAGTCGAGGTTCCGG ATTTGTCTCCTCAGATCAACGTCAGAAAGACAAGAATTCTTGCAGAAATGAAGAGACGGGCTCAGCGACGacag GTTATCCCACCAAGACAtcttaaaatgaaagaaaaccaAGACTGGTCTGCTGTGTGGCCCACAGCGGTCACTTTTAAACCTTCAGCCATACCAATGCCAATACGTATGGGTTATCCAATCAAGAAAGGTGTTCAGCCATCCAAATTAGGCAATACTGAACTCATGAAG atTCCAAATTTTTTACACTTGACCCCACCAGCTGTCAAGGAACACTGTGCTGTACTCAAAG CATTTTGCACTGAGTGGCCGAAGGAACTTGATAGTGATgagaaacttgaaagatatttcCCTTTAGAAGTTGAAACAACAGATTACATCTTCTCTGGTCCATCATTACGGCATCCCAAAGCAAGAATTGTGAAATTCAGA ATAAAATTATCCAATCTAGAATTAGATCTACATGCAAGGAGGAAACTCATAAAACTTGTCGGTGATCGATATGATCCAGAAACAGACATAGTGACGATAGTTACTGATAG ATGTCCAACAAGAAAACAGAACATGGATTATGCTACTTATCTACTAACAGTTTTATATCATGAATCTTGG aaaactgaaaaatggGAGGCTGACAAGACAGATGATGACATGGAAGAGTACATATGGggaaacagccaatcagagaAGAGGATAGTGCAATTAAttcatgaaatgaaagaaaag CCTGAAAATCTGAAATCTGTGGCATCTAAAGAAGAGATTTTGAAGACGGATGAAATCCAACGCTATAAAGATTCAGTGACAAGACTTTACAATGATGAAGAAAGTTTAGAAAATCTTGAACAATACAAACAATCAGTGAAGAAACTGCTTCACGTGTAA